The stretch of DNA GCCGTACGCAGTTTGCGGGTCAGGGCGCGGGTGTCGATGCCAAAGATGCCGGGAATTTTGTGGGTCTTGAGGTAGTTGGGCAGCGACTGAGTGGAGCGCCAGTTGCTGGGAATTTCACAGATGTTGCGGGCGATCGCGCCTCGAATATGGGGCCGACTCGACTCCTCATCGTCGGGGTTGACGCCGGTATTACCCAACTCAGGGTAGGTAAACGTGACAATCTGGCCGCAGTAGCTGGGGTCGGTCATGACTTCTTGATATCCCGTCATGCCGGTGTTGAAGACAACCTCGCCCATGACGGTGCCCGGTGCTCCAAACGACCAGCCCTGAAACACCGAACCATCGGCCAAAACCAGCACCGCTGGGGGGGCATCGGGAAAAACCATGGCAGTCTACTCAGCACTACGAATCGCTATTATCCTAAGGCCAAAGGCCGATTTTGAGTATTGCGGGCCAATTAAATAAATCTGCGTCGGCATGAAATTGGGCAGGGGCAACTGGCCGGTTGACCGTACGCGAGGGGTTGAATTATTGATTCAGACTCATCTCAACAACGCCGATTCTCTGGGTGTGGTTTTTCGAGAATCGATCGGGCATCCTGACTCCAGTAAAGCTTGAGGGAATTTTTATAGAACCTGGTTTTTCCGGGGATGGGCGGTACCCATCTACAGCGGCTAAGGCCACGGGGTTAAAGCTAGTATCTTTTTTGTGTGGACATCTCCTCAGGACTCACCAGGGCAATGACTATGGGCAGACCCTCGGCCAGTGGATGGTTGATTCTCAGCGCGATGACCTGGGGGCTGGTGGGCTGTGGGCTACCGGTTGGGGTCGGGCTCCGGAGCCTTTCAACACCTGCGGAGCGGGCGGTTCCTGCGCCCATTGTTCCAGGGACAGAGCCAGCCCCAGAGCCAGCTCCCGAACCAGCCCCAGCTGTTCCCCCCGCGGCGGCAGACACCTTTCGCGAAGCCGTCAACCGGGCCACTAGCGCGGTGGCCATTGGTCAGTCGGCTCAGTCGAAGGCCGACTGGCAGCTGGCGGCGAGCCGCTGGCAGCAGGCGATCGCCCTGATGGAGCAGGTGCCCAGCGACAGCCCCAACCACGCCCAGGCCAAAACCAAAGCTCGAGAATACCGGCAGCACCTGGCGGTGGCCCAGAATCGCGTGACCAGTCCCATTGCGCCAGCCGCCGCCCAGACCCCGCTAGCCATTGCCCCTGCGGCCCCTCAAGCGGCTCTGCCTGCGGGGCTGGCGGCTCAAATCCC from Leptolyngbya sp. KIOST-1 encodes:
- a CDS encoding TIGR02281 family clan AA aspartic protease, with translation MGRPSASGWLILSAMTWGLVGCGLPVGVGLRSLSTPAERAVPAPIVPGTEPAPEPAPEPAPAVPPAAADTFREAVNRATSAVAIGQSAQSKADWQLAASRWQQAIALMEQVPSDSPNHAQAKTKAREYRQHLAVAQNRVTSPIAPAAAQTPLAIAPAAPQAALPAGLAAQIPIQRRQGGTPIVAVTLGASGGTQTFPMLFDTGATGTLITAEMARAVGVTVVGETQARIADGSIVRLPIGYVDVLELGGLRRERVRVAIGGSHGLLGQDIYGQYGIAIGSHMIHLHQ